The nucleotide sequence GCCGCCTGCTGTAACAATTGCTTCGGAAAAATTGCGATGTCCTTCAATATTCAATTCAAAATTTTTCAACCAGAATCGCAATTGTTTTCGCTCTTTTGCAGATATTTGATTTGCAGGTTTTTCGGCAAATATTTCAGTTTCCTGAACGCAAACCTGAACCAATTTTGATGGCATTAATTTTCTTAATAAAACACCAAATCTTTCGTTTCCAAAATCATTAAAATCTCTTAATAATCTTTGGTCTAATTTTTTTTCATCTAATGCAGGTTTTAAATCAATAGAGAAAACAACATTTTTTTTGTCTTTGATAAAATCAATACAATAACGGCTGAGTGTTAAAACAATAGCTCCGGAAATTCCAAATTCAGTAAATTCCATTTCTCCAAACTTTTCCATGAATTTTTTGCCATCTATCCAAACACTAATTTTGACATTACGAAGATTTAAACCAGAAAGGTTTTTGTAGTTTTCTTTTGTAACGAGAGGTACAAGTATAGGGCGAATTGGAACAATTGAATGTCCGATTTTTGCAGCAATTTTATATCCATCGCCAGTGGAACCCGTTAGTGGGTATGAAGCTCCACCGGTGGCAAGAATCACCTTTTTTGCTAAGATAGTATCACCCGATTTTGCAAAAACACCCTTAATAGTATTATTCTCAACAATTAAGCTTTTCACACCATCAGATTTCTTAATAGTAACATCATTTTTCAAACAGTATTTTTCTAAAGTCCGGACAACATCAATTGCTTTTTCGCTCTTTGGAAAAACTCTCCCACCTCGTTCTATTATGGTTTCTAAGCCTTCCGTTTCAAAAAAGTCAATCAAATAGTCGGAGAAAATATTTGCAAATGCCGGCTTCAAAAAATTTCCTTTATAGTTGACATGTTTTAGAAAATCTGCCCGGCTGGCTGTGTTTGTGATATTACATCTGCCTTTTCCGGTTATGGCGAGTTTGTTGCCGCAGCGTTTCGTTTTTTCAATTAACAAAGTCGAGCTCCCAAGTTTTGCAGCTTCTCCGGCAGCCATCATTCCGGCAGCTCCACCGCCAATTACTATTACATCAAAATTATTTTTTATTTTCAATTTCGGTTTTGTTATTAATTTCGGTTTTATTTTTAATGAGTGAAACAGCCATAATAATACTTGAGGCAATTATTACAAATAATAATACCCCGGATTCGAATTCTTCAAATTTTATTTCTTCGGGAATGGCAAAAAATAATAGAATAGAAATTAATCCGCGTGGTGAAATGAAAACTTGCGGAAAAATATCTCTTCCTACAAATAAGCGTAATAATATAAAACGAATTCCGAAAAGCACCACCAAAATTATCAAGCTGATTAAAAGGACTTTAAAATTCAGCAATGTCCCGATTGAAATCGTTATCCCGAAAATTACGAAGAAAAAAGTTCTTACTACAAAAGAAGATTCTATGGTGATAATTCGAAAATTCATAAATATTTCTTTCACCGTTTTTTCGTCTAAGTATTTTTTAAGTTTTCCTGAAAAGAAAAAATGACGATTGTTTAATATCAATCCAAAAATCAAGATCATAATTAATGATGAAAAATGAAGAAGTTTCCCAATCGAATATATTACTATTAAAACAGAAATCAGTAGAAACAATTTGACCTCAGACCGTAGTTTTTGGAAAAGCAAAATCAATAGATAGCTTAAAATTACCGATACAAATATTGTAATAAAAATATTGATACCGATTGAAATTCCTATTTGTTTAACACTTTCGGCTTCAAGGCTTCCAAGCAGAAAATAAAACATCATTATTCCTAAAATATCGGAAAATGTGCTGTTATAAATCATAAATTCTTTTTTCTGCTCGGGCAAAATTCCAACACTTGGAATCACAATTGCACTGCTCATTATCGAAAGAGGAATTGCGTAAACCAAAGCTATGAATATATCGATGTTAAAAAATGCTTGAATAACCATTGCAATAATGTATGTGCA is from Bacteroidota bacterium and encodes:
- a CDS encoding NAD(P)/FAD-dependent oxidoreductase, encoding MKNNFDVIVIGGGAAGMMAAGEAAKLGSSTLLIEKTKRCGNKLAITGKGRCNITNTASRADFLKHVNYKGNFLKPAFANIFSDYLIDFFETEGLETIIERGGRVFPKSEKAIDVVRTLEKYCLKNDVTIKKSDGVKSLIVENNTIKGVFAKSGDTILAKKVILATGGASYPLTGSTGDGYKIAAKIGHSIVPIRPILVPLVTKENYKNLSGLNLRNVKISVWIDGKKFMEKFGEMEFTEFGISGAIVLTLSRYCIDFIKDKKNVVFSIDLKPALDEKKLDQRLLRDFNDFGNERFGVLLRKLMPSKLVQVCVQETEIFAEKPANQISAKERKQLRFWLKNFELNIEGHRNFSEAIVTAGGISLKEVNPKTMESKIIKNLFFAGEVLDLDADTGGYNLQIAFSTACLAARNAAKI